One Zingiber officinale cultivar Zhangliang chromosome 10B, Zo_v1.1, whole genome shotgun sequence genomic window, AGCCTCTCATCCATTCATATTCACAACATCTTCAAGTTGTGATTCCATATAAACCAGCCTTGTTGCCATGAAACTTCTAATATGACACTATTCTCTCATTCATATTGGAGTCAATTTCatccatttttcattcacttttcCGACATATATAAAGAAAGTGTTCCCCTCTTGTGGTGGCCTTTGGCTGCTTTATGGTTCATTTTAGCAATAAAAAATTGATGTCATGTTAAGCCGCACCTGTATGACTAATGGGGCGACAATCACGATGACATGTATATGATAAGTGAAACTCCATCTACATTTTTATATCATGTTAGGCTTGGAGAGGGGGTTGTTGGTGAGTAACACACCATGCCTGGATTAATCACACATGGAATGGAGACCATTGCTATACATATATGAAGAAGATACCTCCTACCCAAAGAATTTATTCATTTTGGAATTAATTGGTCTTTGCCACACTTCCATGGGCCACTAGGTCCCACTTTACTTTCAAATGGACAAGTGTGGAGGCCCTTGATGTACGTATATGAAGTGTGCGACCTTCTTTGTAGCGGCTCCTCATTTTTGGTTGGATTAGTCCCAATTCACAGGCACCTGGTCATAGAAATCTGAAAGGTACAAAGCTACAATCATACTTTTGGAAGTAATTTAAACATGAAATAACTGCTTTGCTTCTATGTTTGTCTAATTCATCACTGTCAGAGATTTTGTTAGTAGGAGATGATCAACAGTATCTCTTCCACTGGGAACTTACTCTTGCTGTACAATTATGCTGAATACCTAGTTTCTAACTGTGGGTCAATGCAGAACTGTTGATGGAAAATATCCATTGGACCTAATCAACCTGTCCTATCTCTACTCTCTATGTCAATAGATATTAAGAGTGTAATCAATTCCCTAAATTTAGCAAGTCAATGCTCGATTTATTTGGTGCCAAAGGATGTGATGCTAATTGCTAACTGCCCTTTTAGTAGTGAAGTGGGTTTTCTGATTGATCTTTCATAAAAATTCTTCTTTTTAACCAACTTTGTTTGAATGTAATTAAAAGCTTCACCAGACTATATGAGTGAAGAAAATTTTCACAGAAGAAAATTTCCTGAAGGCCTTTGTTGTGGTTCCAACTGTAAACTCGAAAAGCTTCAAATATGATgcaaaattgaaaaaatatatcTCAGCAAAAGATTTAGAAGAATGATCTCAACATTGCTTGTAACTCAACTTTGCTGTGGAAACCAACATAACGCAAAGCTTTCCTGTGAGGATTGACACAAAATGGGAAAGCTCATAATTCAATTCACAGGTGTTATGCTTTTTTTGGTAAAAGAGCCAGCGAAAGATTGTGAAATCCTAATCTGTAATAACAGTGAACAAAAATCAGGAATAAACTAGTTTGACCGGATGTAATGATCTTATtccttggtttattttttgataaataaaccatgaggatgactcaaTGTGAAGAAGAATCAAATCTATGAAGCCAATAGCTTGTAGAGACCTCTAAATTGGGTTGCATTATCAAATGTTTATGGTGCAATGAATCTACTATTTTAGATTGATTGATGCAAACCAAAATACTTCAATGATTGGCCATTTTGGCTAGCTAGAAAAATCATACTACGTGATGGAAAGGATTCAAGGTTTTAAGCTTATTTGTGTTCGTTAGTCTGTATATTACTTGCTTACGTAGCACTAAGGTTCTCAGTTGGAGGTGATTGAATTATAGAAGAATTAATATCTTGCATCTTTCTTATCAGGTTAATAAAGGAACATGATCCTGTACTCATAATTAAACAGTGCGATCGTATAACTGGCAAAGGCTAAACTTCATCTTGGtagaaacaaattaaaaaaaagttAAGATTTCTCCTGATAGACAGTCTAAATAGCAAAAAACTTGAGGTGCTTATATTGAAAAACATTATCGTGCTGTGATTTCATTGCATCTATGAGATTTTAAGACTTACTTCCCTGATTGTATGCTTGCCAACAGATGAATTTATGTGTTTCTATTGTGATTTGACAACAGTCTCAACATGTTTTATTCCTTCTATTGTAGGTTGACAGAAGATATAAACAATATTACCATCAGATGCAGATAATAGTGTCTTACTTTGACACTATAGCTGGTTGTGGAGCTGCCAAGCCATACACTTCACTTGCCCTTTTGACAATTTCTCGTCGTTTTCGCTGCTTGAGAGATGCCATCAGTGGCCAAGTTCAACTTGTAAAGAAAAGCCTTGGAGAAGCAGATAACTCAAGTGGTATGAGTGGTGGGTTATCTCGACTTCGCCACATAGATCAGCAGTTGAGGCAACAGAGAGCGATGCAGCAATTTGGCATGATGCAACCACATGCCTGGAGACCACAAAGGGGTTTGCCTGAGTCGTCTGTCTCAATTCTTCGTGCTTGGTTATTTGAGCACTTCCTTCACCCGTGAGCTAAAAGAATTTATCTTTTTCCTGGTTCATTTGTAGATACAATGATATTCTAATAGTTAAGTTATAATCTGTTTGGCAGTTACCCGAAGGATTCTGAGAAGCTAATGCTTGCAAGACAGACAGGCTTGTCAAGAAGTCAGGTATTGAGTTTTTTTAAGAGTATTGCTGGTGAGTCATGGTGGCAATATATTTTAGAGTTAAATACTTCAACCGATTAGAGTAGAAGGCCCAAGAACCAAGAAATATAACAAGggcaaaattatttttagtgaaATTAGTAAAAAAGAATCAATTGATTTGAATTTTACTAATGATATAGCACTCCAAATAATTAGGAGAAGCACAACTTGGCTTGATGAAAATGATAATGATTACTGGTGAGCCAACATATTCATTGAATGCCTACCAATTGCAAAAACATCTAATTATTTTCAGCCTCTGATTCCCTTTTCTGTCCACCCTTAGATTCTTTCTCAACTCATTTAAACTCTATTCTACTTAATTCTCTATTTATCATAAAGCAATAGCTTTGTAGGATCAGTCTTGTTTATGCTTCCTGTTGCTGATCACTTTGGTTAttctatactatgcattattctttttatttgtgAATTTTCTGGCATTAAGGGGCTATTGATTTCAGCTGAATCTTCAGATTAAACAGCTTAAATTACTAGAATTCTttgaattataaatttttccttttttttttttttactttctccaGGTTTCAAACTGGTTCATCAATGCACGAGTTCGCCTTTGGAAGCCCATGATTGAAGACATGTACAAAGAAGAGTTTGGTGACATCGAGATTGACTCGAACTCTTCTTCTGAAAATCCCACGAAACGAAAAGAAGATGTTCAATCCTCCGAGGACCATGAGGAACTACAAAATGCAGCTGCTTCAAGATGCCAAACAAGCCAGATAAGTGAACCTTGTATTATTCCAGCCATTGAGATGGCAGGGTCAGCTGCTGCTTTTCAAAATGAATCAACTATCCAAGTCTCGAATATGAATTTAAAGATCAGCAATCAAAGGCCAGTTGGAGAAGATTCCAACTTTTTACAAGATGCTCTTAACAGCGCAGACCGAAGTGAGAGGTTTTTCGCATATCAGATGGCTGAGTTAAGTCAGTACGGAAACAGTGGGGTGTCTCTCACACTGGGTCTTCAGCAGTGTGATTTAGGCCTTCCTATGGCAGACAACCATCAAACCTTTCTTGCAGTGACAGGAAACGATGTATATGATGCCACTCCAGCTGGACCAGAAACAGCTGACTATGAATATGCAAATGTAGGGGATCGGCAGCAAAGATTTGGATCGACACATTTGCTACATGATTTTGTCTCTTAGATTCATTTACATATGGTATGACTCTATTTGAAACTCTGAACCAGAATAATTTGTTCTAAGATGCAATTTTACAGGAGAAACTAAGTTGATCATAGTATACAATGTAACATAAAGAAGTGGGGACTTGGTAAAATTATAGGGCAGTTTGTTGTAAAGAAAGAAGCATATTTTTATGAGTCGAAGGGGAAAACATGTAAAGAATTACCAATTGTGTTGTATAATACTTCTCGACTCATGGATGTCTGGGAGGGCTTGAAACTGTTCTCGTGTATTGTAAATGACATTATTTTTTTGCTGTATAACTTTACACAATTTAATCAGTCCAAATGTATTTTGTAATGTCGAATAGCTTTTGCatgagtttatttattttattttcttctaaacTGAAATTGGAATTAACATGGTTCGCCCGAGATCAGCGATCAACGAAGCAGATCACAAGGGCCCCTAATACCGAAGAACTCCAGTGCTGAAACAACTTTTCCATACGAGTGCTGGAGTTGGGAGAGACCGTCTCATTCCTTGCCTTGTGTAGATGTAGTACACATTATCCATGCTCGGCCTTCCTTGCATCCATTGGACCTGAGAGAACTTGGCACCCAGGAATGAATATTGGTTGCCAAGTATACACTGTTAAAGAACAGGTGATGATTTGATTCCTCAAGCATTTGACAAAGAACATTGCATAGGCTAATATTTGAGCTTTTATGAGCACATGGCTCCCAAATCATGCTAGCCAGAAAATCCAGTTTCTCATGGTGGCAATTGGTATGCAGAAGCCACGGAACCCACCATGGGCTGCCACAGAATTGATCAATGTATGATCATCTCTCCCTCCTAATCACATGATAGGTTCTAGAGATATCGCATGTGTATAAAGTTTTAAAGTATCTAAGCTGCGTAGTAGGTAGAAGAAGAAGCATCAAAAGATAGCAGAAACCAGTTGACAGCTAAAATAAGAGAGCAGAGGCTTATGTGGACTTAGGAATCTTGATAACTTATGTGGAGAGGAGTGCTCCAGACCCATGAATCAAACCCGAACATTTGCAACCCATGAAACATGGTGAAAGCTAGCGATACATGGAAACAAGACTTAATGATGCATCTATAATAGGATCCAATTATCATCCATCATAAGACAAAATTGAAATCAATACTGATAAGACGATTAGGATGGGACCCTCAACGATAGCGGCAAAGTCCTGAGTAATGTAGCGGTTAAAGTCCCAAGGGATATGGCGGTCAAAATTCATAGGGACATGGCGGTCAAAGTTCCGAGGGATGTGAGAGTTAAAGTCCTAAGGAGTTAATTTGAGCGGTTTGGCCTAAGGCTAGCCCTTAGAAGAGTGAGAGCATGATTCTTAGAAGCCTAGTCGAACACTTGCAAAAATCCACTTGGAGAGTTCTGGGTTGGTTTCCCTGAGAGACTCCGAGTGGATGTTTGCCCATAGGGTTCCGAGTGAACTGACTTCATTGGTTGACTCATGGGTTCGATATACTTGGTTCTTCTCTTCAAGGTCTGGCCGGACTTCATAGCTATGAAGATGTATTGAATCGGTAAAAGTTAACTCAACCACACAAATACTCAGTACCTCACTCATATATATCCGATTGGATCCGCTAGGTATGGAGGTCCGGTTTTAAaacaaagtattttgaaattgcaAACAAAGAATCAATTTT contains:
- the LOC122028846 gene encoding BEL1-like homeodomain protein 7 isoform X2, encoding MPTFYSLSDDQSGAASNHIPNVPGNAPYSESLVPGTMTYLTFSHSSFTDALAGNTQTQQSHHELPVATTIFSQGFSGANTDILTSRLGNHTYNTWKDGRNEMLFMQTVDGSINGSDDLLNAEDPQMRMRTQLGILHGQSLSLQQSNVALVQNQGLSLSLSTQMPVPSIQYQLASSDLSHIGSNQSASGNVTLSQETFQNKHMHGSSLSYEHPVLTTMIPNSKYLKAAQQLLDEVVNVEKALKKTDKSQGGHTSNPTAAKDAGGGLKTEGKTSNSQEAATTSSCELSPSEKQDLQNKVTMLLGMLDEVDRRYKQYYHQMQIIVSYFDTIAGCGAAKPYTSLALLTISRRFRCLRDAISGQVQLVKKSLGEADNSSGMSGGLSRLRHIDQQLRQQRAMQQFGMMQPHAWRPQRGLPESSVSILRAWLFEHFLHPYPKDSEKLMLARQTGLSRSQVSNWFINARVRLWKPMIEDMYKEEFGDIEIDSNSSSENPTKRKEDVQSSEDHEELQNAAASRCQTSQISEPCIIPAIEMAGSAAAFQNESTIQVSNMNLKISNQRPVGEDSNFLQDALNSADRSERFFAYQMAELSQYGNSGVSLTLGLQQCDLGLPMADNHQTFLAVTGNDVYDATPAGPETADYEYANVGDRQQRFGSTHLLHDFVS
- the LOC122028846 gene encoding BEL1-like homeodomain protein 7 isoform X1, which encodes MPSSQPREEDMPTFYSLSDDQSGAASNHIPNVPGNAPYSESLVPGTMTYLTFSHSSFTDALAGNTQTQQSHHELPVATTIFSQGFSGANTDILTSRLGNHTYNTWKDGRNEMLFMQTVDGSINGSDDLLNAEDPQMRMRTQLGILHGQSLSLQQSNVALVQNQGLSLSLSTQMPVPSIQYQLASSDLSHIGSNQSASGNVTLSQETFQNKHMHGSSLSYEHPVLTTMIPNSKYLKAAQQLLDEVVNVEKALKKTDKSQGGHTSNPTAAKDAGGGLKTEGKTSNSQEAATTSSCELSPSEKQDLQNKVTMLLGMLDEVDRRYKQYYHQMQIIVSYFDTIAGCGAAKPYTSLALLTISRRFRCLRDAISGQVQLVKKSLGEADNSSGMSGGLSRLRHIDQQLRQQRAMQQFGMMQPHAWRPQRGLPESSVSILRAWLFEHFLHPYPKDSEKLMLARQTGLSRSQVSNWFINARVRLWKPMIEDMYKEEFGDIEIDSNSSSENPTKRKEDVQSSEDHEELQNAAASRCQTSQISEPCIIPAIEMAGSAAAFQNESTIQVSNMNLKISNQRPVGEDSNFLQDALNSADRSERFFAYQMAELSQYGNSGVSLTLGLQQCDLGLPMADNHQTFLAVTGNDVYDATPAGPETADYEYANVGDRQQRFGSTHLLHDFVS